The Drosophila innubila isolate TH190305 chromosome 2L unlocalized genomic scaffold, UK_Dinn_1.0 4_B_2L, whole genome shotgun sequence genome segment aatgcatttttaatgcattgtTCACGGAATGTTACGGCATGTTTTAAGTACGATATGCACAGTGCACATATATACGCTGGCAGCCCATCATCTGGAGAGTTCTAGACaagcaaaataaacacaattacatatgcaaaatgaaacataaacattatcatttatttctCACCTTTAGTCCCGATGTCTCTTCGAGCAGAACATTAATTGGCTTCTGATAATTGAGATACTCATTGGTTGAGCCGTGCAGATATGCTGGTATTTTGGCAAATATATCGTAGTCTGCGGGGCTGCTGCATATACGACAAATATTTCCCCACGTCGACATAgtcttattatattaaaacgaTGTCAATCACTTTTTGCTAGactaaacaaaacaacagtATACAACAAGAAATAACCAGTGCTGCTCTACTATGCCGAAAGCCGAAAACGGCAGAAAACAGCTGCAGCCTTGGTTTGTCTGACAGCTGTGTGGTATTTAATTATCGATATTGATGTcggtatttttaattgcaagaAAAGTATCGAAGCTCCTAGTATCGATACAGTTTCGTATAGCATATCGACACAGCTCGCTCcgaaattttcaattcatattttatttttttaattgattagttcaattaaattctaaaGTAATTTCggtttttacaaaattattatattaaaatgggTGCTTTAAATTCTATAAACTGCATTATAAAATCAGGTATATAATAAGCAGTTAAATACAGATTTGAAAATGGCgttttttaaatcgaataaCAAATGCatcgatatttcgatagctacttattttattgtggGTGTCGTCAACAACTTGCACTAAAATGAACAATGATAAtccaaatataatatttaatccGCTTATAAGCTCAATACAGAAGGTGGTGCTGTATGAAACACGTGCGGTAAGTAAAATACAAGTggaatgtatatttatttgcatggAATTGAATGCATTGTTTTGGTTTCTCAGAGATTGTATTTGGTGGGCAGCAACAATCGCGAGACTCGCTTTCGATTGCTCACCATCGATCGGTTGGCGCTCAATCGATTGAGCATCGAGGAGaatgcaaatgaattcaaCAGTTTGGAGATACGCCGATTTGTGTCCACCTTGACGGGATCACCGAAAGTGACCAGTGCCTATGGCGTGCTGGGATTTGTGCGCTTCCTGGAGGGCTATTACCTCATCCTGGTGACGAAGCGCAAATGCTGTGCACACATTGGCATGCACCTGGTTTACACCATCAAGGACACGGTGATGGTGCGGGTCAACGAGGTGACCTCCCAGCGACCTCCACATCCGCACGAGGAGCGCTACAAGCGCATGTTCCAGAACATTGATCTCCGGAGCAACTTTTACTTCTCCTACTCCTACGATCTGACGCGCACGCTGCAGTATAATGAATCCGCACCGCGTTTTGTGGGCGCCCAGGTGAATCTGGAGCGGGATGAACCGCTGCCGGACTGGAACACACTCACCAACAATGTGAAGCAGCCACACGAGCGTGTGGATTACGCATTTCGCAGTGATTCCCGCAAGCGTTTCGTTTGGAATGCATATCTGCTGCAGGCCATGGACGGCATTATGCTCAAGGATTGGCTGCTGGAGGTCACGCACGGCTATGTCAGCCAATCATGCATCAGCATCTTTGGACGCCATGTCAGTGTCTGTCTCATAGCGCGTCGCAGCACGCGCTTTGCCGGCACACGATTCCTGAAGCGAGGCGCCAACTTCAAGGTTGCAATTCCATTCAAAACAAAGATTTAATCCATTTTCCATTATATACCCATATTAGACCAACATACCGTCTATAAATGCCTCTATTTTctccccaaatccattttATTGTCCCATATTTCATTATACacccatatttttttttaacaagtaTCCTTCTTTCAGGGCGACGTGGCCAACGAGGTGGAAACGGAGCAGATTGTTAGTGATGGCCAGCGTTTATGTGCCTTCACCCAGATGCGAGGATCAATACCCTCCCACTGGTCCCAGGACATTAGCAAGATGGTGCCCAAACCGCCTATACAACTGGACATTTCTGATCCTTATGCTCAGACGCCATCGCGTCATTTCGAGCGTCTGCTCTTTCACTATGGTGCGCCGCTGATTATGCTAAATCTGGTGAAGAAACGGGAGCGTCGCAAGCATGAGTCCATCATATCCAAGGAGCTGGAGCATAGCATTCGATATCTGAACCAGTTCCTGCCGCCGCAGCATCGCATGAAGCACATCCACTTTGATATGGCGCGTCAGAGTCGCCTCAGCGGTGGCAATGTCATGGAACAGCTGGCCGTGCACGCAGAGAGCATTATCCAGATGACGGGCATGTTTCACAAGGCACATCGGGGCAGTGAGATCAGTTTCCAGTCCGGCATTGTGCGCACCAATTGCGTGGATTGCCTGGATCGCACCAACTCGGCACAGTTCGCCATTGGCAAGTGTGCGCTGGGACACCAGCTGAAGCGGATGGGTTTCCTCAAGACTGCCAAACTGGAATTTGACTCGGATTGTGTCACAATGTTGGAGCATCTGTACGAGGAGCATGGCGACACATTGGCACTGCAATACGGTGGCTCCCAGTTGGTACATCGCATCAAGACGTATCGCAAGACGGCGGTTTGGGCATCCCAGGGAAACGATCTGATGCAGACCTTGAGTCGCTACTACAGCAACACCTTCAGCGACACGGAGAAACAGCAGAGCATCAACCTCTTCCTGGGTCTCTACAAACCCAGCTTTACCAAGTGTAAGATTATCgcatttttcttatatttaaataatttacttgcAAATTTACTTGGAAGGATCTATCAAGTTTGTCAGAAGACTCaacaaagtatataaattccTGATCagcattaatttcaaagttcGTCTGTCTGTTATTCTGTTTGTACACTAAGAACTAAGAGACTGTAAGAGCTAGATTCACCAAACTTgttatcataaatattataggCAGGTAGAAGAAATCGTAATCTTAGCTAAATcttccaaaattaaaaaaaaatttaatgcagaatgaatttagacgccaaaccatgataaaagtgacattccgtttgaaaatcggttctgTTTTAACtgagttatgaaagtttgtaGTTGGTCCGATctttgatctagcaacttacaactttttgttgaatatgacatgattttttacagaaaaattaaacgtctcagaatcatgtttaaagtgttgttttatactaattacgatataaggagtcaaTTAttagtgaaaacttaagatttaaaattttcaattttcgaaattccaaaggggggacccttaacattaaaataaaatccaagATCTggagaaaaaatattttttaacaaaatttaaataaatttggatgcagaatgaattaagacgccaatccatgatcaaaatgaaaatcggttcagttttaactgagttatgaaagtttgaagtttacaagtccaaatttttgttaaatttgacaaGATTTTTAGCTATGCTATTacaatataaggagtcgattaaaaatgaaaactttatatttataaattttcaattttcaaaattccaaagccGTATCGATTTAAATGTGTTCTTTATAATTTGACCATAATTGTCTTATTATACAGAACAAGTACAGGGTCTTTTATAGTCGGGCTCACTCTTGTCACACTGATTTCATCTCATCTTGAACTTTGCAGTGAATCAACCCATTTGGGAGCTGCAAACGGACTACGATATGCACAATGCCTTTGTGCCGAGCACATCGAGAGCACCGATTACGGATTGGGTGCGTCGAAAGGTGCGGGAGAGTTTGCCGTATCCGTGCGCAGATGCCAACAAGCTGGTGAAGGAGCTGATTCGAGTGCACAGCAATGGACTAGAGATGATTGATGCCTACTCGAATTATCATCAGTCATTCAAGTGGACAGACTTGAGTGAACACATTGAGTTCGAGATCAGTCAACTGGCTACGAAATATATGCCCACATTCCGCACAAACTACAGTCCGTTTCAGCGTCAGATACAGCCGTCTCGCAAGGCACGACAGAATCCCTCGATGACTGGCCAAAGCTCCACGGGATCCACTAACAGCAACTCCTCCAGCTCCAGTGAGGGCGACGACAGCTCCAGCGATGAGGAACTGAGTGCCAGTTTTGCCGAGAAGGAGTCCAAGCAAACGGAAACTGATGAACCAGCTGCTTTCACCCTGGCCTCCATGCTGCCTTCCATGGCAGAGGTTTATGGCTGCACAATTAGTTCACCTTCCAAGCCGAGCATGGCCATTTATAAGAAATACGTTCAAATTGGCAAGTTGTCTAGCGGTGGCATCCAATCCTCGCAGACAGCGGTGGCTCAGCGGGAACAAGAGCTGGCTAAGATGATGCGGGGAATCACACTGCGACCGCTTAGTGACTACGGCACTGACTCATATCTCAGTGTTCAGCCGCCCACTGTGCCGCCAGAGAGTCAACTCATTTATGCGCAATACTGCAATATACCGCGCAACTTTAATGCGGTGCCCAAATTCGAGGagtttga includes the following:
- the LOC117780052 gene encoding polyphosphoinositide phosphatase; the protein is MNNDNPNIIFNPLISSIQKVVLYETRARLYLVGSNNRETRFRLLTIDRLALNRLSIEENANEFNSLEIRRFVSTLTGSPKVTSAYGVLGFVRFLEGYYLILVTKRKCCAHIGMHLVYTIKDTVMVRVNEVTSQRPPHPHEERYKRMFQNIDLRSNFYFSYSYDLTRTLQYNESAPRFVGAQVNLERDEPLPDWNTLTNNVKQPHERVDYAFRSDSRKRFVWNAYLLQAMDGIMLKDWLLEVTHGYVSQSCISIFGRHVSVCLIARRSTRFAGTRFLKRGANFKGDVANEVETEQIVSDGQRLCAFTQMRGSIPSHWSQDISKMVPKPPIQLDISDPYAQTPSRHFERLLFHYGAPLIMLNLVKKRERRKHESIISKELEHSIRYLNQFLPPQHRMKHIHFDMARQSRLSGGNVMEQLAVHAESIIQMTGMFHKAHRGSEISFQSGIVRTNCVDCLDRTNSAQFAIGKCALGHQLKRMGFLKTAKLEFDSDCVTMLEHLYEEHGDTLALQYGGSQLVHRIKTYRKTAVWASQGNDLMQTLSRYYSNTFSDTEKQQSINLFLGLYKPSFTKLNQPIWELQTDYDMHNAFVPSTSRAPITDWVRRKVRESLPYPCADANKLVKELIRVHSNGLEMIDAYSNYHQSFKWTDLSEHIEFEISQLATKYMPTFRTNYSPFQRQIQPSRKARQNPSMTGQSSTGSTNSNSSSSSEGDDSSSDEELSASFAEKESKQTETDEPAAFTLASMLPSMAEVYGCTISSPSKPSMAIYKKYVQIGKLSSGGIQSSQTAVAQREQELAKMMRGITLRPLSDYGTDSYLSVQPPTVPPESQLIYAQYCNIPRNFNAVPKFEEFDLLYRYVQTL